From a single Kryptolebias marmoratus isolate JLee-2015 linkage group LG6, ASM164957v2, whole genome shotgun sequence genomic region:
- the gpr1 gene encoding G-protein coupled receptor 1 has protein sequence MEDYNYTYENDLEYGDYEELRSDHEQTNPVHIISVVVYIIIFVLGVIGNGTVIWVTAFKSKRTVNSVWLLNLAIADFVFVLFLPFYIDYILRDFHWNFGMVLCKMNSFVSVMNMFASVLFLTVLSVDRYVSLVHLNWCQRYRTIGRAWCVCGCVWVAAAALSCPALIFRDVMQLHDKVVCFSNFHAHGDHKAATIHTAIVVLRTTVGFLLPFTAICVTGILLSTKVKQSGGSVRVSSFSKMVTAVILAFFLCWAPFHVFSLMELTVHSSYNLLKILKDGFPLATSLGFFNSCMNPLLYMLVGKKVRHILKRACLNITKSSLRELSQSISATEVESVPGNHQDSGPEVSLASSTL, from the coding sequence ATGGAAGACTACAACTACACGTATGAAAATGATCTGGAGTACGGGGACTACGAGGAGCTCAGATCGGACCATGAGCAGACAAACCCCGTCCACATCATCTCCGTGGTGGTCTACATTATTATCTTTGTGCTCGGTGTGATTGGAAACGGGACGGTTATTTGGGTGACGGcgtttaaaagcaaaagaacagTCAACAGCGTGTGGCTGCTCAATTTAGCCATAGCggactttgtgtttgtgcttttcctGCCCTTCTACATCGACTACATCCTGAGGGACTTCCACTGGAACTTCGGCATGGTCCTGTGTAAGATGAACTCGTTCGTGTCTGTGATGAACATGTTCGCCAGCGTCCTGTTCCTCACGGTGCTCAGCGTGGACCGATACGTCTCTCTGGTCCACCTGAACTGGTGTCAGAGGTACCGCACCATAGGCCGagcctggtgtgtgtgtggctgtgtttgGGTGGCGGCTGCCGCGCTGAGCTGCCCCGCGCTGATCTTCCGCGACGTCATGCAGCTGCACGACAAAGTGGTGTGCTTCAGTAACTTCCACGCACACGGCGACCACAAAGCAGCGACGATACACACCGCGATAGTGGTCCTCCGCACCACTGTGGGCTTCCTTCTGCCATTCACCGCCATATGCGTGACGGGCATACTTCTGTCCACAAAAGTGAAACAATCTGGGGGATCAGTTCGCGTGTCTAGCTTCTCCAAAATGGTCACTGCAGTCATTCTGGCCTTCTTCCTGTGCTGGGCGCCCTTTCACGTGTTCAGCTTGATGGAGCTGACCGTACATTCCTCGTATAACCTCCTCAAAATCTTAAAGGACGGCTTCCCCCTTGCCACCAGTTTAGGCTTCTTCAACAGCTGCATGAACCCCCTGCTGTACATGCTCGTCGGCAAGAAGGTGCGCCACATCCTAAAGCGCGCGTGCCTGAACATAACCAAGAGTTCCCTCCGAGAACTCAGCCAGTCCATCTCTGCCACGGAGGTGGAGTCTGTGCCCGGGAATCACCAGGACAGTGGCCCAGAAGTCAGCTTGGCCTCATCGACTCTTTGA